DNA sequence from the Alphaproteobacteria bacterium genome:
GGTGGAGCCGATCCTGAGCGCCCATGCCGCATTGCCCGCGGACGCGCCACCGCCGCGCCTGCCGACTGGAGCGTGGCGCGGATACGGAATCTGAACTTTTCCCACAATCACGGCGACGACAAGCCCATGATTTGCGCGATATCGGCCTCGACATCGCAGCGGGACGCAAAATCGCCCTGATCGGCCGGAGCGGCGCCGGCAAAAGCACGCTGCTGGCGCTGTTGCGCGGCCCTTTATGAGGTGGATGGTGCGGAACTTGAGATCGGCGGGAACGGATTCCGCGATCTTCGCCCGCTGGCGGCTTGCGCGACGCTGGTGCCGCAGGATGTCGAAATTTTCGAGAACACCGTACTCTATACCTTACGCTCGGCGTTGAAACGCCGCAGGCCGCCATCGATGAAGCGGTCGCGCTGGCGGGTTTCGGCGAAGTGGCGGCGCGTCTGCCGCGCGGACTGGCCTCGGACATCCGCGAACGCGGCGTCACCTCTCCGGCGGGCAGAAACAGCGGCTGGCCCTGGCGCGCGGCCTGCTGGCCGGGCGCGATTCAGCTCTTCTTCTCCTCGACGAGCCGACCAGTCATGTTGACATTGCGACCGAAGCGGTCATCTTCAGCCG
Encoded proteins:
- a CDS encoding ATP-binding cassette domain-containing protein, giving the protein MPHCPRTRHRRACRLERGADTESELFPQSRRRQAHDLRDIGLDIAAGRKIALIGRSGAGKSTLLALLRGPL